One genomic region from Streptomyces sp. NBC_01304 encodes:
- a CDS encoding ABC transporter ATP-binding protein produces the protein MTTATRTEVAARVEGAVKVYGSGDTEVRALDGVSVGFPAGRFTAIMGPSGSGKSTLMHCAAGLDTLTSGSAYIGDTELSSLDDRRLTLLRRDRVGFVFQAFNLLPTLTVAENITLPMDLAGTKGDAEWIDALVDVVGLGDRLHHRPSELSGGQQQRVAVARAFAGRPDVVFADEPTGNLDSRSGEEVLGLLAGTVRRMDRTVVMVTHDPVAAAHADEVVFLADGRLVDRMENPTAERVLDRLKAFDAGPRDQKGVMS, from the coding sequence CTGACCACCGCCACCCGCACCGAGGTCGCGGCCCGGGTCGAGGGCGCCGTGAAGGTCTACGGCAGCGGCGACACCGAGGTACGGGCCCTGGACGGGGTGAGCGTCGGCTTCCCGGCCGGACGCTTCACCGCGATCATGGGCCCCTCGGGCTCCGGGAAGTCCACCTTGATGCACTGCGCGGCCGGCCTCGACACCCTCACCTCCGGGTCCGCGTACATCGGCGACACCGAGCTGAGCTCGCTGGACGACCGCAGGCTGACCCTGTTGCGGCGCGACCGCGTCGGGTTCGTCTTCCAGGCGTTCAACCTGCTGCCCACCCTCACCGTGGCGGAGAACATCACGCTCCCCATGGACCTGGCGGGCACGAAGGGCGACGCCGAGTGGATCGACGCGCTCGTCGACGTCGTGGGGCTCGGCGACCGGCTGCACCACCGGCCGTCCGAGCTCTCCGGCGGGCAGCAGCAACGCGTCGCCGTGGCAAGGGCGTTCGCGGGCCGGCCCGATGTCGTCTTCGCCGACGAGCCGACCGGCAACCTCGACTCCCGCTCCGGCGAGGAGGTCCTCGGCCTCCTCGCCGGCACGGTGCGCCGGATGGACCGCACCGTCGTCATGGTCACCCACGACCCGGTCGCCGCCGCCCACGCCGACGAGGTCGTCTTCCTCGCCGACGGCCGCCTGGTGGACCGCATGGAGAACCCCACGGCCGAGCGCGTCCTGGACCGCCTCAAGGCGTTCGACGCGGGGCCGCGCGATCAGAAGGGAGTCATGTCATGA
- a CDS encoding universal stress protein: protein MNKVVVGVDGSEPSLRALAWAARQAKLTGATLEAVTCVDFPAEGWEPMAGWAPPPLRPEDLDPGELGRRILDNALAKVLDDEAAARVDHQVYVGGAVQGLLDRAEGAELLVVGERSHRGFAAALLGSVAHHLTHHAPCPVTVVRGGEDPASKDSD, encoded by the coding sequence ATGAACAAAGTCGTCGTGGGCGTGGACGGATCGGAGCCGTCACTGCGCGCCCTGGCCTGGGCCGCACGGCAGGCGAAGCTCACCGGCGCCACATTGGAGGCGGTGACCTGCGTGGACTTCCCGGCCGAGGGCTGGGAGCCCATGGCTGGCTGGGCGCCGCCCCCGCTGCGGCCCGAGGACCTCGACCCCGGCGAGCTCGGCCGGCGCATCCTCGACAACGCCCTGGCCAAGGTGCTCGACGACGAGGCCGCCGCGCGAGTCGACCACCAGGTGTACGTGGGCGGCGCGGTACAGGGCCTCCTGGACCGCGCCGAGGGGGCGGAGCTCCTGGTCGTCGGCGAGCGCAGCCACCGGGGATTCGCCGCCGCACTGCTCGGCTCCGTCGCGCATCACCTCACGCACCACGCGCCGTGCCCGGTCACTGTCGTACGCGGCGGCGAGGACCCCGCCTCGAAGGACTCGGACTGA
- a CDS encoding ATP-binding protein → MISQPSRHCTVELQALPSRIGQVRRIVSAQLRYWHLDPLIDRAALGVTELLTNVHRHAQPDKMCTVEIELLLDRLTVSVHDHDPRMPEVHAADPFDTCGRGLAMVEAVSESWGVRAEEPSGKVVWFTLPAVSPAIALPAYPVHGSVAGDGSGKIGCEGTYKDGRDRAHRTGGRDTSRSVPGRPAAVS, encoded by the coding sequence GTGATCAGCCAGCCAAGCAGGCACTGCACGGTGGAGCTCCAGGCCCTGCCGTCGCGGATCGGGCAAGTCCGCAGAATCGTCTCGGCGCAATTGCGCTACTGGCATCTCGATCCCTTGATCGACCGTGCCGCGCTCGGCGTCACCGAGCTGCTCACCAACGTCCACCGGCATGCCCAGCCGGACAAGATGTGCACGGTGGAGATAGAGCTCCTGCTCGACCGGCTCACGGTCTCCGTGCACGACCATGATCCCCGCATGCCCGAAGTGCACGCCGCGGATCCCTTCGACACCTGCGGGCGCGGGCTCGCCATGGTCGAGGCGGTCAGCGAGAGCTGGGGCGTACGGGCGGAGGAACCTTCCGGCAAGGTCGTCTGGTTCACGCTACCCGCGGTGTCCCCGGCCATCGCGCTGCCCGCGTACCCGGTCCACGGAAGCGTCGCGGGCGACGGCTCCGGCAAGATCGGCTGCGAGGGGACGTACAAGGACGGCCGCGACCGGGCACACCGCACGGGCGGGCGGGACACGTCACGGTCCGTGCCCGGACGGCCTGCGGCCGTCAGCTGA
- a CDS encoding pentapeptide repeat-containing protein, translating into MPHEPLPLVQDRPDLKADCASCFGLCCVALPFARSSDFAVNKAAGTPCKNLQGDFRCGIHTRLRDSGFSGCTVFDCFGAGQKVSQVTFGGHSWREVPGSARQMFDVFPVMRRLHELLWYVTEALSLPAARPVHGELRRAQDDIEARTRLDAEQLAEIDVDALRGEVNVLLVRTGELVRAEVPGRKKNHRGADLIGARLKGADLRGANLRGAYLIAADLSGADLRRADVIGADFRDADLRGADLTDSIFLTQAQLNAAKGDATTKLPASLGRPGHWQG; encoded by the coding sequence TTGCCGCACGAACCGCTCCCGCTCGTCCAGGACCGCCCCGACCTCAAGGCGGACTGCGCAAGCTGCTTCGGCCTGTGCTGTGTGGCCCTGCCCTTCGCCCGCTCGTCGGACTTCGCGGTGAACAAGGCGGCGGGCACGCCGTGCAAGAACCTGCAGGGCGACTTCCGCTGCGGCATCCACACCCGGCTGCGCGATTCCGGCTTCTCCGGCTGCACGGTCTTCGACTGCTTCGGCGCGGGCCAGAAGGTCTCCCAGGTCACCTTCGGCGGGCACAGCTGGCGCGAAGTGCCGGGCAGCGCACGGCAGATGTTCGACGTGTTCCCGGTCATGCGCCGGCTGCACGAGCTTCTCTGGTACGTCACCGAAGCACTGTCCCTGCCCGCCGCGCGCCCCGTGCACGGCGAACTGCGGCGGGCCCAGGACGACATCGAGGCGCGCACCCGGCTGGACGCGGAGCAGCTCGCCGAGATCGATGTCGATGCGCTGCGCGGCGAGGTCAACGTCCTGCTGGTGCGTACCGGCGAACTCGTCCGCGCCGAGGTTCCCGGCCGCAAGAAGAACCACCGGGGCGCCGATCTCATCGGAGCCCGCCTCAAGGGCGCCGACCTGCGGGGCGCCAACCTCCGCGGGGCCTACCTGATCGCCGCCGACCTTTCGGGCGCCGACCTGCGCCGCGCCGACGTGATCGGCGCGGACTTCCGCGACGCCGACCTGCGTGGCGCCGACCTGACCGACAGCATCTTCCTCACCCAGGCCCAGCTGAACGCGGCCAAGGGCGACGCGACCACCAAGCTGCCGGCAAGTCTCGGCCGCCCCGGCCATTGGCAGGGCTGA
- a CDS encoding SHOCT domain-containing protein, translating to METLAHFGNGGPGPWILFFPLIWAAVVIGAVTVLRRTVWRGRGRGGPWRATPEANSPIAVLGNRFAAGEIDEDEYWRRLTVLNEEFGVRRSAKGGAA from the coding sequence ATGGAAACCCTCGCGCACTTCGGCAACGGCGGGCCCGGCCCGTGGATCCTGTTCTTCCCGCTGATCTGGGCGGCCGTCGTCATCGGCGCCGTGACCGTCCTGCGCCGCACCGTGTGGCGCGGCCGGGGCCGTGGCGGCCCGTGGCGGGCCACCCCCGAGGCGAACTCGCCGATCGCCGTGCTCGGCAACCGCTTCGCGGCCGGTGAGATCGACGAGGACGAGTACTGGCGTCGGCTGACCGTCCTGAACGAGGAGTTCGGCGTACGGCGCTCCGCCAAGGGCGGTGCGGCATGA
- a CDS encoding TetR/AcrR family transcriptional regulator, producing MYSGRMTTPERLIEATQELLWERGYVGTSPKAILERAGAGQGSMYHHFKGKPDLALAAIRRTAEQLRAAAELPLSTPGTAYARIEAYLLRERDVLRGCPIGRLTMDPDVIVSDELREPVDETLDWLRERVEGIVQEGLENGEFTASLDPRATAALIVATVQGGYVLARARNSAEAFDAAAQGLLALLRHAAA from the coding sequence ATGTACAGTGGTCGCATGACCACTCCGGAACGGCTGATCGAAGCGACCCAGGAGCTCCTGTGGGAGCGCGGCTACGTGGGTACGAGCCCCAAGGCGATCCTGGAGCGGGCGGGCGCCGGCCAGGGCTCGATGTACCACCACTTCAAGGGCAAGCCCGACCTCGCACTCGCCGCGATCCGGCGCACCGCCGAGCAGCTGCGGGCCGCCGCCGAGCTTCCGCTGAGCACGCCGGGGACGGCGTACGCACGGATCGAGGCGTACCTGCTGCGGGAGCGCGACGTGCTGCGCGGCTGCCCGATCGGGCGGCTCACGATGGACCCGGACGTGATCGTCAGCGACGAACTGCGCGAGCCGGTGGACGAGACGCTCGACTGGCTGCGCGAGCGCGTCGAAGGAATCGTCCAAGAGGGCCTGGAAAACGGCGAGTTCACCGCCTCGCTCGACCCGCGCGCGACCGCCGCCCTGATCGTCGCGACCGTCCAGGGCGGCTATGTGCTGGCCAGGGCCCGCAATTCCGCCGAGGCGTTCGACGCCGCAGCGCAGGGGTTGTTGGCGTTGTTGCGCCACGCGGCCGCCTGA
- a CDS encoding alpha-ketoglutarate-dependent dioxygenase AlkB family protein, producing the protein MNGLFPRARQDIAPGAVHVPDWLPLPGQLALVEACREWAKAPAGLREVLTPGGGRMSARQFGLGRHWTPRGYTRTAVDGDGAPVKPMPHRLADLARRAVAATGFGAADGCAYDVALINYYDDAAHMGMHQDRDEQTDAPVVSLSLGDSCTFRFGNTETRTKPYNDVELQSGDLFVFGGPSRLAFHGVPRIHAGTAPPELGLSGRLNITLRVSGLG; encoded by the coding sequence GTGAACGGCTTGTTCCCTCGCGCCCGACAGGACATCGCGCCGGGCGCCGTCCACGTCCCCGACTGGTTGCCCCTGCCCGGGCAACTCGCGCTGGTCGAGGCGTGCCGCGAGTGGGCGAAGGCGCCGGCCGGGCTGCGTGAGGTCCTGACACCGGGCGGCGGACGCATGTCGGCGCGCCAATTCGGCCTCGGCCGGCACTGGACCCCACGGGGATACACGCGTACGGCGGTCGACGGCGACGGCGCCCCGGTCAAGCCCATGCCGCACCGACTCGCCGATCTGGCGCGTCGAGCCGTGGCCGCCACCGGCTTCGGAGCGGCGGACGGATGCGCGTACGACGTCGCCCTCATCAACTACTACGACGACGCGGCCCACATGGGCATGCACCAGGACCGCGACGAGCAGACGGACGCCCCGGTGGTGTCGCTCAGCCTCGGCGACTCCTGCACGTTCCGCTTCGGCAATACGGAGACCCGGACCAAGCCGTACAACGACGTCGAGCTGCAGAGCGGCGACCTGTTCGTCTTCGGCGGCCCGTCCCGGCTCGCCTTCCACGGCGTACCGCGCATCCACGCCGGCACCGCGCCCCCTGAGCTGGGGCTGAGCGGGCGGCTCAACATCACGCTGCGTGTCAGTGGGCTCGGGTAG
- a CDS encoding phosphotriesterase yields the protein MSTVRTVRTVLGDIAPEELGVCDAHDHLFIRSPQLPGQEVDDPDAAATRLRDFRELGGRTVVQWTPYGMGRRHDVLPRLSREFGVHVVAATGLHQAAHYDADVLRRVGGDLAGLFTAELTEGIAGSAVRAGLIKVAGSFHGLDAHARRTMTAAAAAHHRTGAPIAVHLELGTGALDVLDLLCGELGVAPQSVILGHLGRSPDQVGQRQAAESGAFLAFDGPSRANHWTDWRLPEELAALAEAGFGGQLLLGGDSTTPEAPGMPHLLRRLRPRLELTLGKDLVDRVLTENAARAFAVEWPEPDARPASAA from the coding sequence TTGAGCACCGTCCGCACCGTCCGCACCGTCCTCGGCGACATCGCCCCCGAGGAGCTCGGCGTCTGCGATGCGCACGACCACCTGTTCATCCGCAGCCCGCAGTTGCCGGGCCAGGAGGTCGACGACCCGGACGCGGCCGCGACGAGGCTGCGGGACTTCCGCGAGCTCGGCGGCCGCACCGTGGTCCAGTGGACGCCGTACGGAATGGGCCGCCGGCACGACGTACTGCCAAGGCTGTCCCGCGAGTTCGGCGTGCACGTGGTCGCCGCCACCGGCCTGCACCAGGCCGCGCACTACGACGCGGACGTGCTGCGCCGGGTCGGCGGGGACCTCGCCGGGCTGTTCACCGCCGAACTCACCGAGGGCATCGCGGGGTCGGCCGTCCGGGCCGGGCTGATCAAGGTGGCAGGCTCCTTCCACGGCCTCGACGCACACGCCCGCCGCACCATGACGGCCGCGGCCGCGGCCCACCACCGCACCGGCGCACCGATCGCCGTCCACCTGGAACTGGGCACCGGCGCCCTGGACGTACTCGACCTGCTCTGCGGGGAGTTGGGGGTGGCGCCGCAGTCCGTGATCCTCGGTCACCTGGGCCGCTCCCCCGACCAGGTGGGGCAGCGGCAGGCGGCCGAGAGCGGGGCGTTCCTCGCCTTCGACGGCCCGTCCCGCGCCAATCACTGGACCGACTGGCGCCTGCCCGAGGAGCTGGCGGCCCTCGCGGAGGCGGGCTTCGGCGGGCAGTTGCTGCTCGGCGGGGACTCCACGACGCCCGAGGCCCCGGGCATGCCCCACCTCCTACGGAGGCTGCGGCCGCGTCTCGAACTCACCCTGGGCAAGGACCTGGTGGACCGCGTCCTCACGGAGAACGCGGCCCGCGCCTTCGCGGTGGAGTGGCCCGAGCCGGACGCGCGGCCCGCGTCGGCGGCGTAG
- a CDS encoding ABC transporter permease gives MSSAATAARLSLSSLRAHKRRFAGTFSAVLLGVAFLAGTLVMGDTLRAGFDTMFGNASSGTDAVVRSADTITTPDDTQGVRRPVSTALVDEIEQIDGVAAAAPNIQGAGQLVGKNGKPIGGQGPPTLAGNWIDDPKLNAYRLAEGRTPQKSGEVVINKGAAKTGDLKIGDTTTLRTPDPVEVTIVGLATFGGEDGMAQVTFTGMTTADAEKYLTPKPGEAASIQVRAGPGTSQQELVDALTPVLPEGVEAITGQASAEENTDMISGQFLNLFTTFLLVFSGIALLVATFSIHNTFAIVVAQRTRENALLRALGASRRQVVGSTLVEAAVVAVVASAAGLLGGIGIAAGLQALFPAIGFPFPEGDLVISGLSMALPLAVGIVVCLGSALLPAVRAGRTAPLAALRETAVDQSGASRGRTIAGTALALIAVGITLTGVLANPSLWLAGAGAVLALIAFVVLGPVASSSAVRVLGGPLDRLRGVTGGLARRNALRSPKRTAATASALMIGVAVVSLFTVFGASLKATMDQTVSRSFAGDIAVSTPSFGAGGSGLSPKLAGAIAARPEVENAVGLGQGVAEVNGAGRQLTITDPTALAKGFDLGNVQGDLNTLGTDGLALSDTEAEKRGLKPGSTAELTFTDGKKETFTVRAVFERSELAGDYVLTREAWAPHRAQDSDTLVAVTFKDGVSMDDGKAAVAKTAEQYGNPEVQTRDEYAQSAAGGIDMMLTLVYALLALAVLIALLGIANTLTLAVHERTRELGLLRAVGQTRAQLRAMVRWESVLVAAFGTTGGLALGAFLGWVLVKAADGASDSGFAFAVPPVQLAVVALVGLAAGALAGWRPARRAARLDVLRAIATE, from the coding sequence ATGAGCTCCGCCGCCACCGCGGCCCGCCTCAGCCTCTCCTCGCTGCGGGCCCACAAGCGCCGCTTCGCGGGCACCTTCTCGGCCGTCCTGCTCGGTGTCGCCTTCCTGGCGGGCACGCTCGTCATGGGCGACACCCTACGAGCCGGCTTCGACACGATGTTCGGCAACGCGAGCAGCGGCACCGACGCCGTCGTACGCAGCGCCGACACGATCACCACGCCCGACGACACGCAGGGTGTCCGCAGGCCCGTCTCCACCGCCCTGGTGGACGAGATCGAGCAGATCGACGGCGTCGCGGCCGCCGCCCCCAACATCCAGGGCGCGGGCCAACTCGTCGGCAAGAACGGCAAACCCATCGGCGGCCAGGGCCCGCCCACCCTCGCCGGCAACTGGATCGACGACCCGAAGCTGAACGCCTACCGGCTCGCCGAAGGCCGCACCCCGCAGAAGTCCGGCGAGGTCGTCATCAACAAGGGGGCCGCGAAGACGGGCGACTTGAAGATCGGCGACACCACGACCCTGCGCACCCCGGACCCGGTCGAGGTCACGATCGTCGGCCTGGCCACCTTCGGCGGCGAGGACGGCATGGCGCAGGTCACCTTCACCGGCATGACCACGGCCGACGCGGAGAAGTACCTCACTCCGAAGCCCGGCGAGGCCGCGTCCATCCAGGTGCGCGCCGGACCCGGCACCAGCCAGCAGGAACTCGTCGACGCGCTGACTCCCGTCCTGCCCGAGGGAGTCGAGGCGATCACCGGTCAGGCCTCCGCCGAAGAGAACACCGACATGATCTCCGGCCAGTTCCTGAACCTCTTCACCACCTTCCTGCTCGTCTTCAGCGGCATCGCGCTGCTCGTGGCGACCTTCTCCATCCACAACACCTTCGCGATCGTCGTCGCCCAGCGCACCCGCGAGAACGCCCTCCTGCGCGCGCTCGGCGCCTCCCGCCGTCAGGTCGTCGGCTCCACGCTGGTCGAGGCCGCGGTCGTCGCGGTCGTCGCCTCGGCGGCCGGGCTGCTCGGCGGCATCGGCATCGCGGCAGGCCTGCAGGCCCTCTTCCCCGCCATCGGATTCCCCTTCCCCGAGGGCGACTTGGTGATCAGCGGCCTGTCCATGGCCCTGCCCCTCGCCGTCGGCATCGTGGTCTGCCTCGGCTCCGCCCTGCTGCCCGCCGTACGCGCCGGACGCACCGCCCCGCTGGCAGCCCTGCGCGAGACCGCCGTCGACCAGTCGGGCGCCTCCCGCGGCCGCACGATCGCCGGCACCGCACTGGCCCTGATCGCGGTGGGCATCACCCTCACCGGCGTACTCGCGAACCCCTCCCTGTGGCTCGCGGGCGCCGGCGCGGTCCTGGCCCTGATCGCCTTCGTCGTCCTCGGCCCCGTCGCCTCCTCCTCGGCGGTACGCGTCCTCGGCGGCCCCCTCGACAGGCTGCGCGGCGTCACGGGCGGGCTGGCCAGGCGCAACGCCCTGCGCAGTCCCAAGCGCACCGCCGCCACCGCGAGCGCCCTGATGATCGGCGTCGCCGTGGTCTCGCTCTTCACGGTCTTCGGGGCCTCCCTGAAGGCCACCATGGACCAGACGGTGTCCCGCTCCTTCGCGGGCGACATCGCGGTGAGCACGCCTTCGTTCGGCGCGGGCGGCAGCGGACTCAGCCCCAAGCTGGCCGGCGCCATCGCCGCGCGTCCCGAGGTCGAGAACGCCGTCGGGCTCGGCCAGGGAGTCGCCGAAGTCAACGGGGCGGGCCGCCAGTTGACCATCACGGACCCGACCGCACTCGCGAAGGGCTTCGACCTCGGCAACGTACAGGGAGACCTGAACACCCTCGGCACCGACGGCCTCGCCCTCTCCGACACGGAAGCGGAAAAGCGCGGTCTGAAGCCCGGATCCACGGCCGAACTCACCTTCACCGACGGCAAGAAGGAGACCTTCACCGTCCGCGCCGTCTTCGAGCGGTCCGAACTCGCCGGTGACTACGTCCTGACCCGCGAGGCCTGGGCCCCGCACCGCGCCCAGGACTCCGACACCCTGGTCGCCGTCACCTTCAAGGACGGCGTGAGCATGGACGACGGCAAGGCGGCAGTCGCCAAGACCGCCGAGCAGTACGGCAACCCCGAGGTGCAGACCCGCGACGAGTACGCCCAGTCCGCGGCCGGCGGCATCGACATGATGCTCACCCTCGTCTACGCCCTGCTCGCCCTCGCCGTCCTGATCGCCCTGCTCGGCATCGCCAACACCCTCACCCTCGCCGTCCACGAACGCACCCGCGAACTGGGCCTGTTGCGCGCCGTCGGCCAGACCCGCGCCCAACTGCGCGCCATGGTCCGCTGGGAATCAGTCCTGGTGGCCGCCTTCGGCACCACCGGCGGCCTCGCACTCGGCGCCTTCCTGGGCTGGGTCCTGGTCAAGGCCGCGGACGGCGCGAGCGACAGCGGCTTCGCCTTCGCGGTCCCGCCCGTGCAGCTCGCGGTGGTCGCCCTGGTGGGCCTCGCGGCCGGAGCACTGGCGGGGTGGCGGCCCGCGCGGCGGGCGGCTCGGCTCGATGTACTGCGGGCCATCGCCACGGAATGA
- a CDS encoding PLP-dependent cysteine synthase family protein: MSTSQQPGAPAPMTTLDVDRSDAEYRAWLKEAVRKVQADANRSADTHLLRFPLPEQWGIDLYLKDESTHPTGSLKHRLARSLFLYGLCNGWIRPGRPVIEASSGSTAVSEAYFAKLIGVPFIAVMPRTTSAEKCRLIEFHGGQCHFVDDSRKMYEESAALAVQTGGHYMDQFTYAERATDWRGNNNIAESIFRQLRLERYPEPAWIVATAGTGGTSATLARYVHYMQHDTRICVPDPENSCFFDGWVKDDPECTSDCGSRIEGIGRPRMEPSFVPGSIDRMMKVPDAASIAAVRSLEQAIGRKAGGSTGTGLWSALKIVAEMVARGEKGSVVTLLCDPGDRYLDKYYSDAWLAEQGLDIAPYTAAIETLLATGVWPDPA; this comes from the coding sequence ATGAGCACTTCACAGCAGCCGGGAGCACCCGCGCCCATGACCACGCTCGACGTGGACCGCAGCGACGCGGAGTACCGGGCCTGGCTCAAAGAAGCCGTACGCAAGGTCCAGGCCGACGCCAACCGGTCCGCCGACACCCACCTGCTGCGCTTCCCGCTGCCCGAGCAGTGGGGCATCGACCTGTACCTCAAGGACGAGTCGACGCACCCGACCGGCAGCCTCAAGCACCGCCTGGCGCGCTCGCTGTTCCTCTACGGCCTGTGCAACGGCTGGATCCGGCCCGGCCGTCCCGTGATCGAGGCGTCGTCCGGCTCGACCGCCGTGTCGGAGGCGTACTTCGCGAAGTTGATCGGCGTGCCCTTCATCGCGGTCATGCCGCGCACGACCAGCGCGGAGAAGTGCCGCCTCATCGAATTCCACGGCGGCCAGTGCCACTTCGTGGACGACTCACGCAAGATGTACGAGGAGTCCGCGGCCCTCGCCGTCCAGACCGGCGGCCACTACATGGACCAGTTCACCTACGCGGAACGGGCCACGGACTGGCGCGGCAACAACAACATCGCCGAATCGATCTTCCGCCAGCTGCGCCTGGAGCGGTACCCCGAGCCCGCGTGGATCGTCGCCACGGCCGGCACCGGCGGCACCTCGGCGACCCTGGCCCGCTATGTGCACTACATGCAGCACGACACCCGCATCTGCGTGCCGGACCCGGAGAACTCCTGCTTCTTCGACGGCTGGGTCAAGGACGACCCGGAGTGCACCAGCGACTGCGGCTCGCGCATCGAGGGCATCGGCCGCCCGCGCATGGAGCCGAGCTTCGTGCCCGGCTCGATCGACCGCATGATGAAGGTCCCGGACGCCGCGAGCATCGCCGCGGTGCGCTCCCTGGAGCAGGCCATCGGCCGCAAGGCGGGCGGCTCGACCGGCACCGGACTGTGGAGCGCGCTGAAGATCGTGGCCGAGATGGTGGCCAGGGGAGAGAAGGGCAGCGTGGTCACGCTGCTGTGCGACCCGGGCGACCGCTACCTGGACAAGTACTATTCGGATGCGTGGCTGGCGGAGCAGGGCCTGGACATCGCCCCGTACACCGCCGCCATAGAGACGCTGCTGGCCACCGGAGTCTGGCCGGACCCGGCGTAA
- a CDS encoding ROK family protein, whose product MNGKPAPHDMGQGSTRTRLERGRGALGPALELVHTGRAPTRAVLTAELGVTRATAGAVAAELEALGLIHVEPGAAAGAQGRPSHRLVVADDGPVVLAAQVHADGYRAALVGLGGRIVATTPGCETVEADPAQVIGAVVRDGAELLKDSGRRCAGAGLAVPSAVAEPDGQALNPLHLAWSAGAPVRQVFAEQVRAAGIDRPAFTGNDVNLAALAEYRHGAGHGARDLLCVATGHRGVGGALVLDGRLHTGSSGLALEVGHLTVNPEGGRPCHCGSRGCLDVETDPLAFLTAAGREPGPEVSLLQQARDLIRTQYADPLVRGAAEQLIDRLGLGLAGLVNILNPDRIILGGLHRELLGADPERLRAVVADRSLWGRSGGVPILACTLDHNSLVGAAELAWQPVLDDPLGALGAQI is encoded by the coding sequence ATGAACGGCAAGCCGGCGCCCCACGACATGGGGCAGGGGTCCACCCGCACCCGACTGGAGCGAGGACGTGGGGCACTCGGCCCCGCGCTCGAGCTCGTCCACACCGGCCGCGCCCCGACCCGCGCCGTCCTCACCGCCGAACTGGGCGTGACCCGAGCCACCGCGGGCGCCGTCGCCGCCGAGCTGGAGGCGCTCGGCCTCATCCACGTCGAGCCGGGAGCCGCGGCCGGCGCGCAGGGGCGGCCCTCGCACCGCCTGGTCGTCGCCGACGACGGGCCCGTCGTACTCGCGGCCCAGGTGCACGCCGACGGATACCGGGCCGCGCTCGTCGGCCTCGGCGGCCGCATCGTCGCCACCACCCCCGGCTGCGAAACCGTGGAGGCCGACCCGGCGCAGGTCATCGGCGCGGTCGTACGCGACGGCGCCGAGCTGCTCAAGGACAGCGGGCGGCGCTGCGCGGGCGCGGGCCTGGCCGTGCCGTCCGCGGTGGCCGAGCCCGACGGGCAGGCGCTCAACCCGCTGCACCTGGCCTGGAGCGCGGGCGCACCGGTGCGGCAGGTCTTCGCCGAGCAGGTCCGCGCGGCGGGCATCGACCGGCCCGCCTTCACCGGCAACGACGTGAACCTCGCGGCCCTCGCCGAGTACCGGCACGGCGCCGGACACGGCGCCAGGGACCTGCTCTGCGTGGCCACCGGACACCGGGGCGTCGGCGGCGCGCTCGTCCTGGACGGCCGTCTGCACACCGGGAGTTCGGGCCTCGCCCTGGAGGTCGGCCACCTCACCGTCAACCCCGAGGGCGGCCGACCCTGCCACTGCGGCAGCCGTGGCTGTCTGGACGTCGAGACCGACCCCCTGGCCTTCCTCACCGCCGCGGGCCGCGAGCCGGGCCCCGAGGTGTCGCTGCTGCAGCAGGCCCGCGACCTGATCCGGACCCAGTACGCGGACCCGCTGGTACGCGGCGCCGCCGAGCAGCTCATCGACCGGCTCGGCCTCGGCCTCGCGGGCCTCGTGAACATCCTCAACCCCGACCGCATCATCCTCGGCGGCCTGCACCGCGAACTCCTGGGCGCCGACCCCGAGCGGCTGCGCGCGGTCGTCGCCGACCGCAGCCTGTGGGGGCGCAGCGGCGGCGTGCCGATCCTCGCCTGCACCCTGGACCACAACAGCCTGGTGGGGGCAGCGGAGTTGGCGTGGCAGCCGGTCCTTGACGATCCGCTGGGTGCGCTCGGCGCGCAGATCTGA
- a CDS encoding DUF4865 family protein has product MHAMQYEITLPADYDMGIIRKRVEAKGHLTDAFPGLGVKAYLMRERGTDGSTVNQYAPFYLWRTSEGMNSFLWGPGFQGLCADFGRPVVQHWPGVSYEEGPSAAQSPAVAVRRRVPMTEYRELPEYLAAAQREADRIAALPSTVLSAMAFDPRLWEVVHFTLLTEDRDNLSGERFQVLHTSAPERDRLPHRSHA; this is encoded by the coding sequence ATGCACGCCATGCAGTACGAGATCACCCTGCCCGCCGACTACGACATGGGCATCATCCGCAAGCGGGTGGAGGCCAAGGGGCACCTCACGGACGCCTTTCCGGGCCTCGGCGTCAAGGCGTACCTCATGCGTGAGCGCGGCACTGACGGATCGACGGTGAACCAGTACGCGCCGTTCTACCTGTGGCGCACCTCCGAGGGGATGAACAGCTTCCTGTGGGGGCCCGGATTCCAGGGCCTGTGCGCCGACTTCGGGCGGCCCGTCGTGCAGCACTGGCCGGGAGTGTCCTACGAGGAGGGACCCTCGGCGGCCCAGTCGCCGGCGGTCGCCGTGCGGCGGCGCGTCCCCATGACCGAGTACCGGGAACTGCCGGAGTACCTGGCGGCCGCGCAGCGGGAGGCCGACCGGATCGCCGCGCTGCCGTCAACGGTGCTGTCCGCCATGGCATTTGATCCCCGGCTCTGGGAGGTCGTCCACTTCACCCTGCTGACCGAGGACCGCGACAACCTGTCGGGCGAGCGCTTCCAGGTCCTGCACACATCCGCCCCCGAGCGGGACCGGCTCCCCCACCGGAGCCACGCTTGA